The following coding sequences lie in one Apium graveolens cultivar Ventura chromosome 1, ASM990537v1, whole genome shotgun sequence genomic window:
- the LOC141660475 gene encoding dnaJ protein homolog, whose protein sequence is MFGRAPKKSDNTKYYEVLGVPKSASQDELKKAYRKAAIKNHPDKGGDPEKFKELAQAYEVLSDPEKREVYDEYGEDALKEGMGGGGGPGHNPFDIFESFFGGGGFGGGGSSRGRKKQGEDVVQTLKVSMEDVYNGTIKKLSLTRNILCAKCKGKGSKSGNSGKCYGCQGSGMRVTTRQIGPGMIQQMQHVCPECRGSGEVINDKDRCAQCKGSKVTQEKRVLTVDVEKGMQHGQKIVLEGQADEAPDTITGNIVFVLQLKEHPKFKRKFDDLYVEHTLTLSEALCGFQFALTHLDGRQLLIKSNPGEVIKPDSYKAVNDEGMPQYQRPFIKGRLFIHFNVEFPDSGFLSPEKCKSLETVLPVKPTKHSSDIDMEDCEETTMHDVNMEEELRRKEHQRKQEAYDEDDEDEAGGMPRVACNQQ, encoded by the exons ATGTTTGGTCGTGCTCCAAAGAAGAGTGATAACACCAAGTATTATGAAGTTCTTGGTGTTCCAAAAAGTGCAAGTCAAGATGAACTTAAAAAGGCATATAGAAAAGCTGCCATAAAAAATCATCCTGATAAAGGTGGAGACCCTGAGAAG TTCAAGGAATTGGCTCAAGCTTATGAAGTTCTTAGCGACCCAGAGAAGAGAGAGGTTTATGATGAATATGGTGAAGATGCTCTTAAAGAGGGGATGGGAGGCGGAGGTGGTCCTGGTCATAATCCATTCGATATATTTGAATCATTCTTTGGTGGTGGAGGCTTTGGGG GTGGAGGCAGTTCAAGGGGCAGAAAGAAGCAAGGTGAAGATGTTGTGCAAACCTTGAAGGTTTCAATGGAGGATGTGTATAATGGCACGATAAAGAAACTGTCCCTTACTAGAAATATTTTATGCGCCAAATGCAAAGG GAAAGGGTCAAAGAGCGGGAACTCTGGAAAGTGTTATGGATGTCAAGGTTCGGGTATGAGGGTCACAACACGACAGATTGGACCAGGCATGATCCAACAGATGCAGCATGTTTGCCCTGAATGTAGAGGCTCAG GAGAGGTTATCAATGATAAAGATAGATGTGCACAGTGCAAAGGGAGCAAGGTTACACAAGAAAAGAGGGTATTGACAGTGGATGTTGAGAAAGGGATGCAACATGGTCAGAAGATAGTTTTAGAGGGACAAGCTGACGAAGCG CCGGACACCATTACAGGTAACATTGTATTTGTACTGCAACTAAAGGAGCACCCCAAGTTCAAGCGGAAGTTTGATGATCTCTATGTGGAACACACTCTCACTTTAAGTGAGGCTCTTTGTGGATTTCAGTTTGCACTAACTCACCTCGATGGAAGGCAGCTTCTGATAAAATCTAACCCGGGCGAAGTCATCAAGCCTG ATTCATACAAGGCAGTGAATGATGAAGGTATGCCACAGTACCAGAGGCCATTCATCAAGGGCAGGCTCTTCATCCATTTTAACGTGGAGTTTCCAGATTCCGGGTTTCTCTCACCCGAGAAGTGCAAAAGTTTAGAGACCGTTTTGCCTGTAAAACCTACAAAGCACTCATCTGACATTGATATGGAAGATTGCGAGGAAACCACCATGCATGATGTGAATATGGAAGAAGAGTTAAGGCGGAAGGAACATCAAAGAAAGCAAGAAGCTTACGATGAAGATGATGAAGACGAGGCAGGTGGTATGCCTAGAGTGGCATGTAACCAGCAGTAA